One Stenotrophomonas maltophilia R551-3 genomic window, GCGGCAGCGTTCAAGGAATTGCTCGCCCTCGGCAGTCAGGCTGACACTGCGGGTATTGCGATTCAGCAGGCGGGCTCCCAGGCGCTCCTCCAGGCGGGCAATGGTCTTGCTTGCCGCCGAAGGGGTGATGCCACGCTGGCGAGCTGCGGCGGCGAAGCTGCGCGCCTCGGCGACCAGAACGAAGAGACTGAGACCGGCAAGGCTGTCCATGATTGGTGATTGATGACGTTGGTGTCATGAAAGTATGGACCTGATGTGGGATTTTTCCAGAATCATGTCGTCGATAGCATCAATCCCATGGCGCTTGGCCATGTTGAAGCTTCATCCACATGTCTGTTCCCTATTCGCGGGCTGCCGAATCGTCCGCTCGGGGGCTGGTCCTTGCCGGCTGCCTGACCGCCCTCATCATTCCACTGAGCATCGCCAGCCCCGCGGTGGCCATCCCTGCGATACGTGCTGCATTGGGCGGGTCTCCCGCAGAGCTGTCCTGGATGATCAACGCCTATCTGCTGACCTACGGCAGTACGACGCTGGTGGCCGGTGGATTGGCCGATCTGTACGGCAGGCGCAGGATCTGGATCCTGGGTGCCCTGCTGTTTGCGATCGTCACCGGCCTGATTCCCTTGATGCCCGATGTGGCATGGATGAATGGCATGAGGCTGCTGCAGGGAATGGCCGCGGCGGCAGCGTTTGCCGGCGCGATGGCGTCGTTGGCACAGGTGTTCGACGGCCAGGCGCGGGCCAGGGTGTTCAGTCTGATCGGGACCACCTTCGGCGCAGGGGCTGCGGGCGGGCCCTTGCTGGCCGGCGGGCTGATCGATGGCCTGGGCTGGGAGTGGGTGTTCTTTCTGCCCGCGCTGCTGGCCGCGTTGACCGTACCGTTGATCGCCGTTACATCCGTCGAATCGAAGAATTCAGGCTCGCCCCGGTTGGATTGGCTGGGGGCGGCAACCTTCACGCTTTCCCTGGGTTCACTCACCTACGCGATGATCGTGCTTCCAGAGTTCGGTGGACTGCATCCGCAGACGCTTGTACCGCTACTGCTCTCGGTCGTTCTGCTGGCAGCATTCATTGCGGTGGAGCGGTCCCATCGCACGCCGCTGCTGGACCTCGAACTGCTCCGCAACCGGCGCTTTGTCGGGGTGCAGATTCTGGCCGTGGCGCCCGCGTTCTGCTACGTGGTGCTGCTGGTCATGCTGCCGGCGGGCTTCATTGGTGTGGAAGGCCTGCGGCCAACCGAAGCCGGGCTGGCGATGGCAGCATTGTCGGGTCCATTGCTTGTCGTTCCGCTGGCGTCCGGTTATCTGCTGCGATGGATTCCCGCGCGGGCGTTGTGCTGTGCCGGTCTGTTGATCGCTGCGGCTGGTCTCGCGTGGCTGGCACAGGTGTTCGAGTCCCCGCCGCAACGGTGGATGCCGATGTTGGCCATCGGTATCGGTATCGGGCTTCCGTGGGGAATCATGGATGGTCTTGCGGTCAGCGTGGTCGGCAAGGAGCAGGCAGGCATGGCTGCTGGCATCTTCAACGCGATGCGATTGGCCGGTGATGCAATCGCGCTCGCCGTG contains:
- a CDS encoding MFS transporter: MSVPYSRAAESSARGLVLAGCLTALIIPLSIASPAVAIPAIRAALGGSPAELSWMINAYLLTYGSTTLVAGGLADLYGRRRIWILGALLFAIVTGLIPLMPDVAWMNGMRLLQGMAAAAAFAGAMASLAQVFDGQARARVFSLIGTTFGAGAAGGPLLAGGLIDGLGWEWVFFLPALLAALTVPLIAVTSVESKNSGSPRLDWLGAATFTLSLGSLTYAMIVLPEFGGLHPQTLVPLLLSVVLLAAFIAVERSHRTPLLDLELLRNRRFVGVQILAVAPAFCYVVLLVMLPAGFIGVEGLRPTEAGLAMAALSGPLLVVPLASGYLLRWIPARALCCAGLLIAAAGLAWLAQVFESPPQRWMPMLAIGIGIGLPWGIMDGLAVSVVGKEQAGMAAGIFNAMRLAGDAIALAVVGIMLSAGISRSMMLEVGHVARATSHKLSMGDLAGVAQELPGVSRTVLAQAYLGAVHSQLLILAAATVISALVLWYLLRDEVEPTPGRCSQ